Genomic window (Rossellomorea aquimaris):
GCATGCACGACCTCTCCTTTTTCATTCGTTATTTCTAAGAATCTATCTTCCAGTGTCTTGGCAATTGGCATGACACTAAAGATTTGAACATTCGCATCCACAAGTGCCCGAATGACGTTCGGTACTTGTTCCTTCGTTAAAGCGACCTGTACTTCCGAACCCTTCGTTTCATATTTGATTCCCGGATCGAACTTCTTGAGTACAGCTTTGATCTTTTCTGCATCATTCACCTCAAAATGGTAAATCTGTTCGGAACCTTCAATGAAATCACGTACCTGCTGTACATCCACAAGCTTTCCGGATTGGATGATCCCGATTCGATCGCACATCATTTCCATTTCAGATAATAAGTGACTTGATACGATGACCGCCATACCCTCTTCCTGGGCAAGCTTTCTGATATACGCACGAATTTCGCGGATACCGGCAGGATCCAAACCATTTGTAGGCTCATCGAGTATGAGGAGCTTCGGTTTGTGGAGCAGGCATTGCGCCAGACCCAAGCGCTGTCTCATCCCAAGGGAATAGGTTTTGACTTTGTCATTGATGCGGTCTGTTAAACCGACCAGTTCGATGACTTCCTTCATTCTTTCATCGGTGATTCCACTTTGCATGCGGGCAAAATGCTTTAAGTTCTGATACCCGGACATAAACTTATAAAGCTCCGGGTTTTCAACGATGGCACCAACATCCTTTATGGCACCTTCGAAATCCTTCTTGATGCTTTTCCCCGAAATCAGGACGTCTCCTTTAGAAATATTCATTAACCCTACTATCATTCGGATCGTCGTCGTTTTCCCTGCTCCATTCGGTCCAAGAAAACCGAATACTTCCCCTTCATACACGTCAAAGGATAAATTATCGATAATGGTCTTGCCTTTAATGACTTTTGAGACATCCTGTAATTGCACAACCGTCTTCATCACTTCATCTTCCCTTCTTTTTTCGTTGTTTGTTTCAACCACTGCAGGACAGACAATCCTTCTACTTCTCTAAGCTCCTCTACCTGACAGTGCCCTTTAATTTCTCCATCATGGATGATATACGCTTCATCCAGGATTCCTTCAATTTCATCGATTTCATGGGTTGCAATGATCACTGTTTGATTTCCGAAATCGATATAAGATAGTAGACCTTTTACAATGGAGTCCCTTACCATGGGATCCAACCCTGAAAATGGTTCATCCAGGAGCAGTACCTCTGTATTTCGGGAAAGGGCAAGAACAAGCTTCAGTCTGCCTCGATTCCCTTTTGATAAATGCTTGATTATTTTCTTACTGTCCAGTTCCATGAATCCCACTAGCTCATGTGCCCGCTGTATATCAAAGTCAGAGAACTGAGAGGAGTAAAACCGGATCATCCCATCAACGGTAAATGCTTCATAAAACATATCCAGCTCTGTTAAATAAGCCACCTCACTGGCTCGTTTCCGGGTGATCGGCTTACCGTTCATGGTCACTGTACCTGCATTCGGAAGAACTAATCCCGCGATCATCTTTAAAGTGGTCGATTTCCCGCTGCCATTTGGACCTAGCAGACCATAAATTCTCCCCTTTTCGAAGTGAAATGACGTATTCTTCAAGGCCAATTCATTTCCGTATTTTTTGGTCACAGCTTCAAATTTAACAACCACTCCTATTCCCCCCCTCTTTGGGCAAGATATCTCTCGACGCCTTTTAACATTTCATCTTTTGTTAACCCCAGTTCCTTCATGTTTTTAATGAACAACTCAATTACTTCCTCTTGAACCTTTTCATTCAACACGGTAAGTACCTCTTCCTTTTCCGTGACAAATGTTCCTTGCCCTCTCCTCGTCTCCACAATGTCCATCCTCTCTAATTCGCTATACGTACGCTGAATGGTATTTGGATTCACTCCGGATTGAACGGCCATTTCCCGGACAGAAGGCAGTTTGTCCCCCGGAGATAATTCTGTTCTTACAATTTCCCGTATGATTCGATCAGCAATTTGGAGGTATATCGGCTTGGAAGCTGTATATTCTTCTGTCATGACCTACACCTCAACCTTACGATCTAATAACCAGCAGGAAATGATAAATACGATAAGCATGACCATTCCTTCGAATACAAACGGCAACAAGGGCAGCGGGATCATTTCAGGGTCAAAACCGGCTTTCGCCTCATTAGAACCAACCGAGAAAAAGACGCCTGAACTCACTTCAATTGTAAAAGTATCGAAGAGTAATCTTTCCACCCATTCAATGCTCATAAGAAATGCGACAACACTTTGATACAAAATGATAAAACCAGCTACAAAAATCCATCGTATACTCTTGATGGATGGATACTTTGAGAGTGAGTGGTAGAAAGTCCACAAGAAAATCGTCCATCCGGAAAAATATAGGCCTACTACTGTTACTCCTAAATTAAATAGGATACCTTCTTTGATCGGCCAATAAGAAAAAAGTGAGTCTTCAGGGAAGATAGCCATGGTGATCACACCTAAAAGATCCACTATTAGAAGGGACACCGTAGAGTATATAAAGGCAATAATCAGTTTCGGCAACAAAAGCATAAATCCACTATAAGGACTATGGAGCCAAAGTTGCGTCTTTCCTTCTAGTCGAAGCATGGAAACGACAATACCCGGCAGAAACGCAAAGTGAAACACACCGATCATGATAATAAACACTTGAACGATTATAGGTTCGTTGACGAAGTTTCCGATCACCACTCCTATGATGTAAATCAGAAAGATAATGGCAATCCATCCATAGAACCAAACCTTGGAGGTTTTGAAGTCTTTCCAAAGAAGACCTTTAAAAGCGTTCATACTTGCACTCCTTCATAACGTGTTTTAGTGTTCTAGTTAGATAGTACACTATGACACATTATACCGTCAATACCTTTTCCGCCTAATTAATGGAATTATTTTTTTCCAGATGTGTGTAAAGCTAAGAGGAGAGGAGGATGGGATATGGATAAGAAGAAAAAACGTCCTTGGACTGAGGAAGAGGATCAACTAATATTGGAAGTCGTTCAAACATCTATAGAAAAAGGCAAATCAAAAAGAGAGGCCTTTGAAAAAGCCGCTGCGAAAATCAAGCGATCTCCCGGGACTTGTTCACACCGGTATTATACAAAAATAAATAAGAAGCCAGCTGAGATATCATTGGAATCTTGTATAGCCTTTTTACAAAGGGAAATGAGAGGCAGCGAGGAGAAAGAGAATAAGCATCTCCTAAATGAAAAGGAAAAATTGCTTCTAAAACAAAACGAACTGAAAAAAAGATACATGGCGCATTCTGAAAAGCATCAAAAATTAAAAGCGATGCTATCTCTCCTAAAGGAAGCAGAAGTCCTCGATAAAAACGCAGGTCTCCCTTCTCCTATTATTCATTAATTCATCGTAACAAGAAAAAGGACTGAATCCGAAAGTGGATCCAGTCCTTACAATTGCATGAACTTTATTTGTCTTTCACTCTTTTGATTTCAATATGCTTTAACAGCTGATTCATCACATGACTGGCTGCAACAAGACCTGCAACCGACGGGACAAACGCGTTTGAAGACGGAGGAAGCTGGGCTTTACGAATCTTCGCATCATCGTTCCCTACTTCTTTTCTGATTTCTTCACGGATGACGATGGGACTCTCATCAGAGAAAACAACAGTCACGCCTTTTTTAATGCCTTCTTTCTTCAGGCGGGTCCGGATCACCTTTGCGATTGGATCCGTATGAGTCTTGCTGATATCCGCAATTTTGAAGCGTGTCGGATCGGTTTTATTCGCCGCTCCCATGCTAGCGATCAATGGAATATCGCGTTTTAAACATTCTTTCATCAAATGTATTTTGTAGGAGATCGTGTCAGAAGCATCTATGACGTAATCCAATCCTTGATTGAAAAATTCTTCGTAGGTTTCTTCCGTGTAGAACATCTTTAAGGCAATGACTTCACAGTCCGGATTAATATCCTTGATTCGGTCTCTCATCAGATCGACTTTCGGCTGACCTACTGTAGAAAGCAATGCATGAACTTGACGATTCACGTTTGTAATATCCACATCATCTTTATCCACTAATACAAGACGGCCTACACCTGACCTAGCTAAAGCTTCAGCTGCAAAGGATCCCACCCCCCCGATTCCAAGTACTGCCACCGTACTATTCTTAAGGGTTTGAAGACCTTCTTTACCGATCGCTAATTCATTTCTTGAAAACTGGTGTAGCAAAATAATCAACTCCATTATAAGTATTCAACTAGGTTTATACTGAATTAGAATAAAGGATAGAGTAACTAAAATCAATATGAAATGTTGTCCTCCTCTATCGTTTACCCTATTAAGAGACGGTTTAGCCCCAACAAAAAAAGCCAGGCCATTTTTAGCCTGACTCTTCATTCTATAGGATCTTCATTAAAAATCATGTTTGGACGAGTCCCAATCGTGCCGTCGCCATCATTTCCTTCGTTTTGAACCCGCTCTCGGCAGGTGGGTGCTTTATTCCACTATTTGTTAGTCCTCGGCATGAGGCATGAACGCCTAGTAGAAACGTCAAGCTCCCGAAGTTTGAAGTGTTCGGTCAAAACTGTTAGGTAAAAACGTCGCACACATCAGGACTCGTTTGTGATTGTTTAAATAATATCATATCACCTTGATGATTTCAACGAATGACCCCCGGAATTTATTTACATTATTCTACATCCAGCGACAAGGATAACTCTTTTAATTGAGCTTCACTCACTTCACCAGGAGCATCCGTCAATACACAGCTTGCACTTGCCGTTTTAGGGAACGCAATAGTATCGCGAAGATTTGTGCGTCCAGCAAGGAGCATCACTAAACGGTCCAGACCAAGGGCGATTCCGCCATGTGGAGGTGTTCCATATTCAAAGGCTTCCAATAGGAACCCAAACTGCTTTTCTGCTTCTTCTTTTGAGAAACCAAGTACTTTAAACATCTTTTCTTGAATATCACGCTCATAAATCCGAAGGGATCCCCCTCCTAGCTCGTAACCATTCAATACTAGGTCATAGGCTTCTGCACGGACTGAGGAAGGATCTGTCTCGAAACGTTCCAGGTCTTCTCTCACCGGCATCGTGAATGGATGGTGGGCAGCATAATAACGGTTCTCCCCTTCATCAAACTCAAGCAACGGCCAGTCGGTCACCCATAGGAAATTGAATTTTGTTTCATCAATCAGTTTCAATTCTTTTCCTAATTTCAGACGAAGGGCACCCAGTGCATCTGCCACTACTGATTTTTTATCCGCCACGAATAGCAATAGGTCTCCCGCTTCTGCATTCGCTGAAGCAGAGATTTGCGCAGCGTCCCCTTCTGTCACAAATTTGGAAATAGGTCCTTTTAAGCCTTCTTCTTCTACCTTTAACCAGGCAAGCCCTTTTGCGCCGAAACGTGCAACAAACTCTGTTAACCCATCAATATCTTTACGGGAATACTGGGAAGCCCCGCCTTTTACGTTGATCAGTTTTACCTGACCACCGCTTGCTACAGCACCTGCGAATACTTTAAATCCGGATTCCTTCACGATTTCCGAAACATTGATCAGTTCCATTCCAAAACGCGTATCCGGTTTGTCTGAACCGTATCGACTCATGGCATCATCATACGTCATTCTTTGGAATGGTAATTGAACATTCAGGTCTTTCACATCATCCATCAGCTTCTTCATCATGTCTTCTACAAGGGAAATGATTTGTTCTGTATCCATGAAACTCATTTCCATATCAATCTGAGTGAATTCCGGCTGACGATCTGCTCGAAGATCTTCGTCACGGAAACAGCGGGCAATTTGGTAATAGCGGTCGAAACCGGATACCATCAGCAATTGCTTGAAGATTTGCGGTGATTGTGGCAGCGCGTAAAATTCACCTTGGTGAACACGGCTAGGCACTAAATAGTCACGGGCCCCTTCAGGCGTACTCTTTGTTAAAATCGGTGTTTCCACATCCAGGAATCCATTTTCGTTTAAAAAGTTACGGAACGATGTTGTAACATTATGACGCATTCTCAATGTTTCCATCATCGCTGGTCGGCGAAGATCTACGTAACGGTACTTCAAACGGACATCATCCGACACTTCCATTTGATCATCAATCATGAAAGGAGGGGTCTTCGCTTCATTAATGATTTGAACCTCTTCTACATGAATTTCCACTTTCCCCGTTTTCAGGTTAGGGTTGACCGTTCCTTCTCCTCTTGCTACGACAGTACCCGTTACACTAAGTACATACTCATTACGGATTTTCTCCGCAAGGGCGAGGGCTTCTCCTGATAAATCCGGATTAAAGACGACTTGTACGATTCCTTCTCTGTCACGAAGGTCGATGAAGATTAATCCACCCAGATCCCTTCTCTTTTGCACCCAGCCTTTAATCGTAATTTTTTCACCGATGTATGATTCTGTGATATCTCCGCAATATGCTGTTCTTTTTGTCATCATGTTCTCCTCCTAGTCAAAATCAACGGGTACTATTTACCAAGTTTGCCTTTCACATTTTCTACAAAACGATCAAGACTTACTTCTTCCTGTTCACCACTAGACATATCTTTCAGGTTGATTTTATTTTCCTGTAATTCGTTGTCACCAATGACGGCTACATATTTCGCTTCATAACGGTCTGCTGCTTTAAATTGACCTTTCACCTTTCGATCCAGGTAATCCTTCTCTGAAGAAATTCCTACTTGTCTTAAATTGTGAAGAAGCTTAACCGCATAATCTTTTGCCTCTTCCCCCAATGAAACGATAAAGCAATCGACGCCCCGCTCGATTGGAAGTTCAACGTTTTCAGCTTCAAGTGCCGAAAGTAATCTTTCGATACTGAAGGCAAAACCGATTCCTGGAGTTTCCGGACCACCGATCATCTCGACCAATCCATTGTAGCGTCCACCGCCACAAAGGGTCGTGATGGCTCCAAAGCCTTCTGCATCACTCATGATTTCAAAGGCTGTGTGGTTATAATAATCAAGGCCGCGAACAAGAGTCGGATCGACTACGAATTCAACATCCATCCCGGTCAAGTGCGTTTGGACTTTTTCAAAATAGGCTTTCGATTCATCATTTAAGTAATCGAGAATCGATGGCGCCGTAGCCATCAATTCATGGTCACGGTCTTTTTTACAATCGAGAATACGTAATGGATTCTTCTCCAAACGATTCTGACAATCTCCGCAAAATTCATCGATTCTTGGTTTAAAGTGATTGATAAGCGCTTCTCTGTGAGCGTTTCGACTGCCCGTATCACCAAGACTATTAATGACTAACTTTAATTGAGTAAGTCCCAGTTTCTTGTAAATCCCCATCGCTAACGAAATCACTTCTGCATCAATCGCCGGATCTTCACTTCCCAATGCCTCAACCCCGAACTGGACAAATTGGCGGTAACGGCCAGCTTGTGGCCTTTCATACCTGAACATTGGACCGGAGTAAAAGAGCTTTGTCGGTTGATTTGGATACCCGAAAATTTTATTTCCTACAAAGGAACGAACAACAGAAGCGGTTCCTTCAGGTCGGAGCGCCAAGCTTCTGCCTCCTCGATCTTCAAACATATACATTTCTTTTTGAACGATATCCGTCGTATCCCCTACACCTCTCGTAAACAACTCGCTCGCCTCAAAGACAGGTGTGCGGATTTCTTTATACTGATAGGCGTGACAAAGGTTCTTCGCCACTTCCTCTACATACTGCCATTTTTCTACTTCACCTGGTAGAATGTCCTGTGTACCTCTTGGAATCTGAATGGACAAGTTGATTTCCTCCTTTTATAAAAGCAAATTGATATTTATGTAAATAAAAAAAGCCCTCAGTCCCTTGTATATCATACAAGGGACGAGAGCTGTTATTCCCGTGGTGCCACCCTAATTGAAGTCTATAAAGACCTCCACTTAGCCAGTTAACGCCTGGTACGTTCATCTCCTACTAAAGAAACTTTTTCAGAGAGAAACCTCCTGAGTGTTCATTCACTAAGTCACATTGTAGAAATGCTCTCAGCCAAGGCATTTCCTCTCTTTACACGTGGGTGTCAGCTACTATGCTCGATCAACGGTTTTTGTAAATGTTATTTTATTTCTATAATGATACGGATGCCGTTAGTTCATGTCAAGAGGTTAAAGAAAATTTCGTTACGATCTTTCCATTTTCTTTTTCAGCAGCTTAACTTCTTTCAACGATAACCCGAACTCAGAAGCAAGTTCCACATTCAAGGCATCTTTCTCACGTTCTAGAAACTGATGAAAATCCACACCGAACAGCTGGTTATCACCATTTGCATTCATAAACCCTTT
Coding sequences:
- the aspS gene encoding aspartate--tRNA ligase — encoded protein: MTKRTAYCGDITESYIGEKITIKGWVQKRRDLGGLIFIDLRDREGIVQVVFNPDLSGEALALAEKIRNEYVLSVTGTVVARGEGTVNPNLKTGKVEIHVEEVQIINEAKTPPFMIDDQMEVSDDVRLKYRYVDLRRPAMMETLRMRHNVTTSFRNFLNENGFLDVETPILTKSTPEGARDYLVPSRVHQGEFYALPQSPQIFKQLLMVSGFDRYYQIARCFRDEDLRADRQPEFTQIDMEMSFMDTEQIISLVEDMMKKLMDDVKDLNVQLPFQRMTYDDAMSRYGSDKPDTRFGMELINVSEIVKESGFKVFAGAVASGGQVKLINVKGGASQYSRKDIDGLTEFVARFGAKGLAWLKVEEEGLKGPISKFVTEGDAAQISASANAEAGDLLLFVADKKSVVADALGALRLKLGKELKLIDETKFNFLWVTDWPLLEFDEGENRYYAAHHPFTMPVREDLERFETDPSSVRAEAYDLVLNGYELGGGSLRIYERDIQEKMFKVLGFSKEEAEKQFGFLLEAFEYGTPPHGGIALGLDRLVMLLAGRTNLRDTIAFPKTASASCVLTDAPGEVSEAQLKELSLSLDVE
- the hisS gene encoding histidine--tRNA ligase — encoded protein: MSIQIPRGTQDILPGEVEKWQYVEEVAKNLCHAYQYKEIRTPVFEASELFTRGVGDTTDIVQKEMYMFEDRGGRSLALRPEGTASVVRSFVGNKIFGYPNQPTKLFYSGPMFRYERPQAGRYRQFVQFGVEALGSEDPAIDAEVISLAMGIYKKLGLTQLKLVINSLGDTGSRNAHREALINHFKPRIDEFCGDCQNRLEKNPLRILDCKKDRDHELMATAPSILDYLNDESKAYFEKVQTHLTGMDVEFVVDPTLVRGLDYYNHTAFEIMSDAEGFGAITTLCGGGRYNGLVEMIGGPETPGIGFAFSIERLLSALEAENVELPIERGVDCFIVSLGEEAKDYAVKLLHNLRQVGISSEKDYLDRKVKGQFKAADRYEAKYVAVIGDNELQENKINLKDMSSGEQEEVSLDRFVENVKGKLGK
- a CDS encoding ABC transporter ATP-binding protein yields the protein MVVKFEAVTKKYGNELALKNTSFHFEKGRIYGLLGPNGSGKSTTLKMIAGLVLPNAGTVTMNGKPITRKRASEVAYLTELDMFYEAFTVDGMIRFYSSQFSDFDIQRAHELVGFMELDSKKIIKHLSKGNRGRLKLVLALSRNTEVLLLDEPFSGLDPMVRDSIVKGLLSYIDFGNQTVIIATHEIDEIEGILDEAYIIHDGEIKGHCQVEELREVEGLSVLQWLKQTTKKEGKMK
- a CDS encoding ABC transporter ATP-binding protein → MKTVVQLQDVSKVIKGKTIIDNLSFDVYEGEVFGFLGPNGAGKTTTIRMIVGLMNISKGDVLISGKSIKKDFEGAIKDVGAIVENPELYKFMSGYQNLKHFARMQSGITDERMKEVIELVGLTDRINDKVKTYSLGMRQRLGLAQCLLHKPKLLILDEPTNGLDPAGIREIRAYIRKLAQEEGMAVIVSSHLLSEMEMMCDRIGIIQSGKLVDVQQVRDFIEGSEQIYHFEVNDAEKIKAVLKKFDPGIKYETKGSEVQVALTKEQVPNVIRALVDANVQIFSVMPIAKTLEDRFLEITNEKGEVVHA
- a CDS encoding RNA polymerase subunit sigma-70, with protein sequence MRSSEKGFMNANGDNQLFGVDFHQFLEREKDALNVELASEFGLSLKEVKLLKKKMERS
- a CDS encoding tRNA threonylcarbamoyladenosine dehydratase, which produces MLHQFSRNELAIGKEGLQTLKNSTVAVLGIGGVGSFAAEALARSGVGRLVLVDKDDVDITNVNRQVHALLSTVGQPKVDLMRDRIKDINPDCEVIALKMFYTEETYEEFFNQGLDYVIDASDTISYKIHLMKECLKRDIPLIASMGAANKTDPTRFKIADISKTHTDPIAKVIRTRLKKEGIKKGVTVVFSDESPIVIREEIRKEVGNDDAKIRKAQLPPSSNAFVPSVAGLVAASHVMNQLLKHIEIKRVKDK
- a CDS encoding GntR family transcriptional regulator, which encodes MTEEYTASKPIYLQIADRIIREIVRTELSPGDKLPSVREMAVQSGVNPNTIQRTYSELERMDIVETRRGQGTFVTEKEEVLTVLNEKVQEEVIELFIKNMKELGLTKDEMLKGVERYLAQRGGE